One part of the Flavobacterium johnsoniae UW101 genome encodes these proteins:
- a CDS encoding glycoside hydrolase family 2 protein, which yields MKKIVMLCCTFLLMGKAIAQEIPLVSNISSRNNITLNGKWSYIVDPLENGYYDYRLMPFKNNGFFENKKFNTTDLTEYNFATSATMDIPSDWNSKDERLFFYEGTVWFQKDFNYKKDSKTKGILHFGAVNYDAKVYVNGKLAGTHVGGYTPFNFDVTDLLVDGNNFVVVKVDNKRHKDNVPTVNMDWWNYGGITRDVTLAQVPNTYVEDYLVQLDKKEKGKISGWIKLNSETANQSISVSIPELKIKKSITTDAKGMAYFEIKANPVLWTPEKPKLYDVTISKADENITDQIGFRTIETKGKEILLNGKKVFLRGISIHEEAPFRSGRAWSEDDAITLLNWAKELGCNYVRLAHYPHNENMVRQAEKMGIMIWSEVPVYWTISWTNPDTYANAERQLHDMIYRDKNRCGIVIWSIANETPHSDERDVFLSKLAKYARTQDNTRLISMAMEVTKSPNNVNTLHDNMNEFVDIVSFNQYLGWYRGTNESCKDMQWVIPYNKPVIISEFGGEALQGLHGDKKERWNEEYQEELYIQNTQMFNRIEGLAGVSPWILVDFRSPRRQLPNIQDFFNRKGLISDQGIKKKAFYVMKDWYAQKEQEYK from the coding sequence ATGAAAAAAATTGTAATGCTGTGCTGTACTTTTCTACTGATGGGAAAAGCAATAGCACAGGAAATTCCGTTGGTTTCTAATATTTCGTCAAGGAACAATATTACTTTAAATGGAAAATGGAGTTATATCGTAGATCCGCTAGAAAACGGGTATTACGATTACCGATTAATGCCTTTTAAAAATAATGGATTCTTCGAAAATAAAAAATTCAATACCACAGATTTAACCGAATATAATTTTGCGACTTCTGCCACAATGGATATTCCATCAGATTGGAACAGCAAAGACGAAAGATTGTTTTTTTATGAAGGAACTGTTTGGTTTCAGAAAGACTTTAATTATAAAAAAGATTCTAAAACCAAAGGGATTCTTCATTTTGGAGCAGTCAATTATGATGCAAAAGTCTATGTAAACGGAAAACTGGCAGGAACACACGTTGGAGGTTATACACCTTTCAATTTTGATGTAACTGATCTATTAGTCGACGGGAATAATTTTGTAGTTGTAAAAGTAGATAACAAGCGTCACAAAGATAATGTTCCAACTGTAAATATGGATTGGTGGAATTACGGCGGAATTACAAGAGATGTTACTTTGGCTCAGGTTCCGAATACGTATGTGGAAGATTATTTGGTTCAATTGGATAAAAAAGAAAAAGGCAAGATTTCCGGCTGGATAAAACTGAATAGTGAAACAGCAAATCAATCCATTTCAGTTTCTATTCCAGAATTAAAAATCAAAAAAAGCATTACAACAGATGCTAAAGGAATGGCGTATTTTGAAATTAAAGCCAATCCGGTTTTATGGACGCCGGAAAAACCAAAATTATACGATGTAACCATTTCCAAAGCCGATGAAAATATAACAGATCAAATTGGTTTTAGAACTATTGAAACCAAAGGAAAAGAGATTCTGTTAAACGGAAAAAAAGTCTTTTTAAGAGGAATCAGTATTCATGAAGAAGCACCTTTCAGATCGGGTAGAGCTTGGTCTGAAGATGATGCGATAACGTTATTGAATTGGGCCAAAGAGTTAGGCTGTAATTATGTTCGTCTGGCACATTATCCTCACAACGAAAATATGGTAAGACAAGCTGAGAAAATGGGAATTATGATTTGGTCTGAAGTTCCTGTTTATTGGACCATTTCATGGACAAATCCTGATACGTATGCTAATGCAGAGCGTCAATTACACGATATGATTTACAGAGATAAAAACCGCTGCGGAATCGTGATTTGGTCTATCGCCAATGAAACACCGCATAGTGATGAAAGAGATGTTTTTCTGAGTAAATTGGCTAAATATGCACGCACGCAGGATAATACTCGTTTAATTAGTATGGCGATGGAAGTTACCAAAAGTCCAAACAATGTAAATACACTTCATGATAACATGAATGAATTTGTAGACATTGTAAGTTTCAATCAATATCTGGGCTGGTACAGAGGAACGAATGAATCTTGTAAAGATATGCAATGGGTGATTCCGTATAACAAACCAGTTATTATCAGCGAGTTCGGAGGAGAAGCTTTACAAGGACTTCACGGAGATAAAAAAGAACGCTGGAACGAAGAATATCAGGAAGAATTATACATTCAAAATACTCAGATGTTTAATCGTATAGAAGGTTTAGCAGGAGTTTCACCCTGGATTTTAGTTGATTTTAGATCACCAAGAAGGCAATTGCCAAACATTCAGGATTTCTTTAACCGCAAAGGCTTAATCTCAGATCAGGGAATTAAAAAGAAAGCTTTTTATGTAATGAAAGACTGGTATGCACAGAAAGAGCAGGAATATAAATAA